A single genomic interval of Antechinus flavipes isolate AdamAnt ecotype Samford, QLD, Australia chromosome 1, AdamAnt_v2, whole genome shotgun sequence harbors:
- the TSSK6 gene encoding testis-specific serine/threonine-protein kinase 6: protein MSGDKLLNELGYKLGRTIGEGSYSKVKVATSKKYKGTVAIKVVDRRRAPPDFVNKFLPRELSILRGIRHPHIVHVFEFIEVCNGKLYIVMEAAGTDLLQVVQRSGHIPCAQARELFGQIVGAVRYLHDHHLVHRDLKCENVLLSPDERRIKLTDFGFGRQAHGYPDLSTTYCGSAAYASPEVLLGIPYDPKKYDVWSLGVVLYVMVTGCMPFDDSDIAGLPRRQKRGVLYPDGLELAERCKALIAELLQFSPSARPSAGQVARNSWLRGEAC from the coding sequence ATGTCTGGAGACAAACTCTTGAATGAGCTGGGCTACAAGCTGGGCCGCACCATCGGGGAGGGGAGCTACTCCAAGGTCAAGGTGGCCACCTCCAAGAAGTACAAGGGCACGGTGGCCATCAAGGTGGTGGACCGGCGGCGAGCCCCCCCGGACTTTGTCAACAAGTTCCTGCCCCGGGAGCTGTCCATCCTGCGCGGCATCCGCCACCCACACATCGTGCACGTCTTCGAGTTTATCGAAGTGTGCAATGGGAAGCTGTACATCGTCATGGAGGCCGCCGGCACCGACCTACTGCAGGTGGTGCAGCGCAGCGGGCACATCCCGTGCGCCCAGGCGCGCGAGCTTTTCGGACAAATCGTGGGCGCCGTGCGCTACCTGCATGACCACCACCTGGTGCACCGCGACCTCAAATGCGAGAACGTGCTGCTGAGCCCCGACGAGCGGCGCATCAAGCTCACGGACTTCGGCTTCGGACGCCAGGCGCACGGCTACCCGGATCTCAGCACCACCTACTGCGGCTCTGCCGCCTACGCGTCGCCCGAGGTACTCCTGGGCATTCCCTACGACCCCAAGAAGTACGACGTGTGGAGCCTGGGCGTTGTACTGTACGTCATGGTCACCGGCTGCATGCCCTTCGACGACTCGGACATCGCTGGCCTGCCCCGCCGCCAGAAGCGCGGCGTCCTCTACCCCGACGGCCTCGAGCTGGCGGAGCGCTGTAAGGCGCTCATCGCCGAGCTGCTGCAGTTCAGCCCGTCCGCGCGACCCTCCGCCGGCCAGGTTGCCCGCAACAGCTGGCTTCGCGGCGAGGCTTGCTAG